The genomic interval GGAAATGAACAAGAAAATGTGAAATGTGTTTATATGATAAAATGTTTAATAAACGATATTTTTAAAATAATTTTGAAAATAAATATATTGATTTCTAATAGTCTGGTAGTATATTTTACTGACGTTAAATTTTTATAGAAGGAGTTATTGATATGTTTGGTATGCCAGGTGGTTGGGAGTGGATTATTATCCTGATTGTGGCAATTCTTATTTTTGGGAAAAGACTTCCGGAGGTAATGAAATCCTTGGGGAAGGGAATTGTCGAGTTTAAAAAAGGGGTAAAGGGAGTTGAAGACGACGTGGAAGATGTCAGCAGCAAGTCGCCACAGTCAAAGAAAAAAATAGACATCGAGAATGATACTGCAAAGCAGGAAAAAAATAGTTAGTTTTATTTTGAAAAAGGATAATAAAAATGCGGGATAGAAGAAGACAAAGATTAGGCTGGAAGAGTAAGAG from Candidatus Kuenenia stuttgartiensis carries:
- the tatA gene encoding twin-arginine translocase TatA/TatE family subunit, which codes for MFGMPGGWEWIIILIVAILIFGKRLPEVMKSLGKGIVEFKKGVKGVEDDVEDVSSKSPQSKKKIDIENDTAKQEKNS